Proteins from a single region of Scleropages formosus chromosome 24, fSclFor1.1, whole genome shotgun sequence:
- the grem2b gene encoding gremlin-2, which translates to MQWKKLVLSALLATALCAAAASRKSRPQGSIPSPYKRSNNTSERRARKQEVLASSQEALVVTERKYLRSDWCKTQPLRQTVAEEGCRSRTVLNRFCYGQCNSFYIPRHIRKEQEAFQSCAFCRPNKFTTLTVELDCPGLQPPFRHRKIQCVKQCRCISVHVGESGKP; encoded by the coding sequence ATGCAGTGGAAGAAGCTCGTGCTGTCGGCCCTCCTGGCTACAGCCCTGTGTGCTGCCGCAGCGTCCAGGAAGTCTCGGCCTCAAGGCTCCATCCCCTCGCCCTACAAGAGAAGCAACAACACGTCCGAGCGGCGCGCACGCAAGCAGGAGGTGCTGGCCTCCAGCCAGGAGGCGCTGGTGGTAACTGAGCGCAAGTACCTGCGCAGTGACTGGTGCAAGACGCAGCCGCTACGGCAGACGGTGGCCGAGGAAGGCTGCCGGAGCCGCACCGTCCTCAACCGTTTCTGCTACGGCCAGTGCAACTCTTTCTACATCCCGCGCCACATCAGGAAGGAGCAGGAGGCCTTCCAGTCGTGCGCTTTCTGTCGGCCGAACAAGTTCACTACGCTTACGGTGGAGCTGGATTGCCCCGGGCTGCAGCCGCCATTTCGCCACCGCAAGATCCAGTGTGTGAAGCAATGCCGCTGCATCTCCGTCCACGTGGGGGAGTCCGGCAAACCCTGA